A region of Lycium barbarum isolate Lr01 chromosome 3, ASM1917538v2, whole genome shotgun sequence DNA encodes the following proteins:
- the LOC132634050 gene encoding probable membrane-associated kinase regulator 2, with translation MEAFNLLKFWRNSSPDTSSCRDIVSEFDDLDYVRNPAIETDEEITDDDEDSFFDMVFTGPDGLPKLDKKCNPVSEPESPRDVFFKPKPFAMDSNPKPQSPISILKSAPKFRVFFLSFKKSKTEKMSIDDSSKIQNQKLSPKAESKRFPVSPVFTRDNSLRSKLQNEKDEESCSIDESLKKFVRADVPKYLKLMKPLYARASKRYTDKISTASPLSSPSTQSMCSPRKASEEKQGNRFGAVRKHLGKSRSSVSTFAGVSSSPMNRRDDSLLQEQSDGIQGAILHCKRSFSSETKDLGRASSEELNRWSI, from the coding sequence ATGGAAGCTTTTAACCTTCTCAAATTCTGGCGAAATTCCAGTCCTGATACTTCTTCTTGCCGAGACATTGTCTCTGAATTTGATGATTTGGACTACGTACGTAACCCGGCGATTGAAACTGATGAAGAGATTACCGATGACGATGAGGATTCGTTCTTCGATATGGTGTTTACCGGTCCTGATGGACTCCCCAAATTGGACAAAAAATGCAACCCTGTTTCTGAACCTGAGTCTCCAAGAGATGTGTTTTTTAAACCAAAACCTTTTGCAATGGATTCCAACCCAAAGCCTCAATCTCCAATTTCGATTCTCAAATCAGCACCTAAGTTTCGGGTCTTTTTCTTGAGCTTCAAGAAGTCCAAGACCGAGAAAATGAGCATTGATGATTCTTCTAAGATTCAAAACCAGAAACTTTCGCCAAAGGCAGAGAGCAAGCGCTTTCCAGTGAGCCCTGTCTTTACCAGGGACAACAGTTTAAGAAGCAAACTGCAAAACGAGAAGGATGAAGAGTCTTGTTCCATCGATGAATCATTGAAGAAGTTTGTAAGAGCTGATGTGCCCAAGTACTTAAAATTAATGAAGCCATTGTATGCCAGAGCTTCAAAAAGGTACACTGATAAAATCAGTACTGCATCGCCATTGTCTTCTCCGTCAACACAATCAATGTGTTCACCAAGAAAAGCATCAGAGGAGAAACAGGGGAACCGATTTGGAGCTGTGCGTAAGCACTTAGGGAAAAGCAGGTCATCAGTGTCTACATTTGCTGGAGTTTCATCATCTCCGATGAATCGGAGAGACGATTCACTGTTGCAGGAGCAAAGTGATGGAATCCAAGGTGCTATTCTTCACTGCAAGAGATCTTTCAGCTCAGAGACAAAAGATCTGGGAAGAGCCTCTTCTGAGGAACTGAACAGATGGAGTATTTAA